The following coding sequences are from one Microcoleus sp. bin38.metabat.b11b12b14.051 window:
- a CDS encoding GGDEF domain-containing phosphodiesterase yields the protein MFQLDLFLYFEILAYFLGLSASLAFALAIYLKWQGRPPSLPPAEQDQFPQLNGDLSPKVQNQKKFLILFNSNPLQPTNNFLGTLFSIGRSLFFAQQQLPTVNSSSLVGLSTSQTLSQSRSGGIEENRDGPNAECSAKVNTSPQLEEDLLGDILAGTNSPGGAEFFDALVRHLASALAVRSAVAAKSMKSIERADTPPDRLQAISFWLDGQQQPNFECHTANTPESLVFERGMYCCQDSLGETFPQDRRPIVTGACSFLGVLLKNSYAEPLGIICIFHDRPLVQSQIAKFQLILSIFASRAAAELERQRLEAALCTVEAKYCALVEQMPAVTYISPLNRNAAKLYISPQIETFLGYSVAEWKADPDLWLKLVHPEDRDRVLVENAAQKFTGGEDIFGEAPLVSEYRAIARNGKVVWFRDRAIAVRDEGSKSVILQGAMFDITETKVAASALLESEYRYYTLAKILPVGIFRADAAGDCLYVNQRFLEMAGLTAAQALGEGWGQSLHPEDRSRVLSQWYRAVQDKLPCKLEYRFCNGNLTTWVFWQAVPEIDHSGEVLGYLGTLTDISDRKQAEFALQQAEEKYRSIFENAIEGIFQTTVDGRYLSANPALARIYGYQSAAELIANICDIDRQLYVDPSRRVEFLRAIEKHGAVSEFESQVYRADGTTIWVSENGRAVRDTIGNLLYYEGTVEDITLRKIAEEKLVHDALHDTLTGLPNRALFMDRLGHAIELSKRRPEVLFAVLFIDLDRFKVVNDSLGHLVGDRLLIAIAQRLEICLRAGDTVARLGGDEFAILLENIKNTEDAIQIAERVQAQLAEPFYLNEYQVFSSASIGIVCSGLPQNSTTSSEMSSPGNLRNIDGEPSVSCLSSDSSIAPVPLQILYDRPEELLRDADAAMYHAKGLGKARHEVFDLSMHTRAVALLQLENDLRRALDSQEFQLYYQPIVSLTSGTIVGFEALLRWYHPQRGLVSPGEFILVAEETRLIVPIGWWMMRSACHQIHQWHQKFPTNRPLTVSVNLSNEQFKQPDLIARLSEILQETQLDPRTLKLEITEGVIMDNAESAAAILSQLKNLEIELYIDDFGTGYSSLSRLHTFPTDALKIDRAFVSRMTEDEGNEAIVQTILILASHLGMDVIAEGIETIEQLNLLRALQCEYGQGYFFSKPVDSITATRLIESQPQW from the coding sequence ATGTTCCAGCTAGATTTATTTCTTTACTTTGAGATTCTTGCATATTTTCTGGGACTATCGGCGAGCTTAGCCTTTGCCTTGGCGATTTATCTCAAGTGGCAGGGAAGGCCGCCTAGTCTGCCGCCAGCAGAGCAAGACCAGTTTCCACAATTAAACGGCGATTTATCCCCAAAAGTCCAAAATCAGAAAAAGTTTTTGATTTTATTCAACTCAAATCCGTTGCAGCCAACTAACAACTTCTTGGGTACACTTTTCAGTATTGGTCGCTCTCTATTCTTCGCCCAGCAACAGCTCCCAACTGTGAATTCTTCGTCTCTTGTAGGGCTTTCCACCAGCCAAACCCTCAGTCAGAGCCGATCGGGTGGGATCGAGGAAAATCGAGATGGGCCGAATGCCGAGTGTTCTGCCAAAGTTAACACTTCCCCGCAATTAGAGGAAGACTTGCTGGGCGACATCCTAGCAGGTACTAATTCGCCGGGGGGAGCAGAATTTTTTGATGCCTTGGTTCGCCACTTAGCCTCAGCACTCGCAGTTCGCAGCGCCGTGGCTGCCAAATCTATGAAGTCGATCGAACGCGCCGATACCCCTCCCGATCGATTGCAAGCGATCAGTTTTTGGCTCGATGGACAACAGCAGCCAAACTTTGAGTGCCACACGGCCAATACTCCCGAATCGCTGGTGTTCGAGCGGGGAATGTACTGCTGTCAAGACTCCCTGGGAGAAACCTTTCCACAAGACCGCAGACCCATAGTGACAGGTGCGTGCAGTTTCCTGGGAGTCTTGCTCAAAAACTCTTACGCCGAACCTTTAGGCATTATTTGTATTTTCCACGATCGACCTCTGGTACAATCACAGATTGCCAAATTCCAACTAATTCTCAGCATTTTTGCCTCTCGCGCCGCCGCCGAATTAGAGAGGCAGCGCCTAGAAGCAGCCCTGTGCACCGTAGAAGCCAAATACTGCGCCCTTGTAGAACAGATGCCCGCTGTCACCTACATTTCTCCCCTCAACCGCAACGCTGCCAAACTTTACATTAGCCCCCAAATCGAGACTTTTCTCGGCTATTCTGTAGCTGAATGGAAGGCAGACCCCGACCTGTGGCTGAAACTCGTTCACCCAGAAGACCGCGATCGCGTGTTAGTGGAAAACGCAGCACAGAAATTCACCGGTGGAGAAGATATTTTTGGTGAGGCGCCGCTTGTTTCAGAATACCGCGCGATCGCCCGCAACGGCAAAGTTGTCTGGTTTCGCGATCGAGCGATCGCCGTTCGCGATGAAGGCAGTAAATCCGTCATCCTGCAAGGTGCCATGTTTGACATCACCGAGACTAAAGTCGCCGCCAGCGCCCTGCTCGAAAGCGAATATCGCTACTACACTTTGGCAAAAATACTGCCTGTCGGGATTTTCCGCGCCGACGCTGCGGGAGATTGTTTGTATGTCAACCAGCGATTTTTGGAAATGGCGGGACTGACGGCCGCACAGGCATTGGGTGAAGGTTGGGGTCAAAGTTTGCATCCCGAAGACCGATCTCGGGTTTTGAGCCAGTGGTATCGCGCCGTGCAAGATAAGTTGCCTTGCAAGTTAGAATACCGCTTTTGCAACGGCAACCTCACAACTTGGGTATTTTGGCAAGCAGTCCCGGAAATTGACCACAGCGGGGAAGTTCTGGGGTATCTGGGTACGCTGACGGATATCAGCGATCGCAAGCAGGCAGAATTCGCCCTGCAACAGGCTGAAGAAAAGTACCGCAGCATCTTTGAAAATGCGATCGAGGGAATTTTTCAGACGACAGTTGACGGGCGCTACCTCAGTGCTAATCCTGCTTTGGCCAGAATTTACGGCTACCAGTCGGCCGCGGAACTGATCGCAAACATCTGCGACATCGATCGCCAACTCTACGTCGATCCCAGCCGCCGCGTTGAGTTTTTGCGCGCGATCGAAAAACACGGCGCTGTGTCTGAATTCGAGTCCCAAGTTTACCGCGCTGACGGCACCACCATCTGGGTTTCCGAGAATGGCAGGGCGGTTCGCGACACGATCGGCAATTTGCTTTACTACGAAGGCACTGTCGAAGATATTACCCTTCGCAAAATCGCAGAAGAGAAGTTAGTACACGATGCTTTGCACGATACGCTGACAGGTTTGCCCAACCGAGCTTTATTTATGGATCGCTTGGGACACGCGATCGAACTTTCCAAACGCCGTCCCGAGGTTTTGTTTGCGGTGCTATTTATCGATCTCGACCGCTTTAAGGTTGTCAATGACAGTTTGGGGCATTTAGTGGGCGATCGGTTGCTCATTGCGATCGCACAACGCCTGGAAATCTGTTTGCGTGCTGGAGATACCGTTGCCCGTCTCGGCGGTGACGAATTCGCTATTTTGCTGGAAAATATCAAAAACACTGAGGATGCAATCCAGATTGCCGAACGAGTGCAAGCACAACTCGCAGAGCCTTTTTACCTCAACGAATATCAAGTTTTTAGCAGTGCTAGCATAGGCATTGTTTGTTCCGGTTTGCCGCAGAATTCTACTACCAGCAGCGAAATGTCTAGTCCTGGAAATCTCCGAAATATCGATGGAGAACCTTCTGTGTCTTGCTTGTCTTCCGACTCCTCAATTGCCCCGGTACCGTTACAAATATTGTACGATCGACCAGAAGAACTGCTGCGAGATGCAGATGCTGCCATGTATCACGCGAAGGGATTGGGCAAAGCTCGTCATGAAGTTTTTGACTTAAGTATGCACACTCGCGCCGTCGCCCTTTTGCAACTCGAAAACGATTTGCGGCGCGCTTTAGACTCCCAGGAATTTCAGCTTTACTACCAGCCCATCGTCTCTCTAACTAGCGGTACAATCGTCGGTTTTGAAGCCCTGCTGCGCTGGTATCACCCCCAGCGGGGTTTAGTATCTCCGGGCGAGTTTATTTTAGTAGCAGAAGAAACTAGATTGATTGTACCTATTGGTTGGTGGATGATGCGATCGGCTTGCCACCAGATCCACCAATGGCACCAAAAATTCCCAACAAATCGACCGTTGACTGTGAGCGTCAACCTTTCTAACGAACAATTTAAACAGCCGGATTTAATCGCTCGCCTGAGCGAAATCTTACAAGAAACTCAGCTTGACCCCCGCACTTTAAAGTTAGAAATTACTGAAGGCGTCATCATGGACAATGCCGAATCAGCCGCCGCTATCCTCTCCCAATTGAAAAATTTAGAAATAGAATTATATATTGACGATTTCGGCACAGGCTATTCTTCTTTGAGCCGCCTGCACACTTTTCCCACTGACGCCTTAAAGATCGATCGAGCTTTTGTCAGCCGCATGACTGAAGATGAAGGAAACGAAGCCATCGTACAGACTATTTTAATTTTAGCCAGTCATTTAGGCATGGATGTAATTGCTGAAGGCATCGAAACTATTGAACAGCTTAATTTGCTCAGAGCCCTGCAATGCGAATACGGACAGGGATACTTTTTCTCCAAGCCTGTAGACAGCATCACAGCCACACGTTTGATCGAAAGTCAACCTCAATGGTAA
- the tsaD gene encoding tRNA (adenosine(37)-N6)-threonylcarbamoyltransferase complex transferase subunit TsaD — MATIFAIETSCDETAAAIVKNRQVCSNVVASQIKIHEQYGGVVPEVASRSHLEMLNQVIAQCLSEANLSWSEIDGIAATCAPGLVGALLVGLTAAKSLAIVHQKPFLGVHHLEGHIYASYLIEPDLQPPFLCLLVSGGHTSLIYVKDCGVYETVGQTRDDAAGEAFDKVARLLQLGYPGGPLMDKLAALGNPQAYPLPEGRISLPGGGYHPYDSSFSGLKTAVLQLVQKLQKLDINAGGEGVLAASTINDIAASFQETVAKGLTKRAIDCAINFGLTTIVVGGGVAANSGLRSHLQAAAAKNNLRVLFPPLKYCTDNAAMIGCAAAEHLQRGHTSPLTLGVNSRMPVSDVMELYNLNIDVNS; from the coding sequence ATGGCAACCATTTTCGCAATCGAAACAAGTTGTGACGAAACAGCAGCAGCAATTGTTAAGAATCGTCAAGTTTGCAGCAATGTTGTAGCATCACAAATTAAAATCCACGAACAGTACGGTGGGGTAGTCCCGGAAGTAGCTTCGCGGAGCCATCTAGAAATGCTAAATCAGGTAATTGCCCAGTGTCTGAGTGAAGCCAACCTGAGTTGGTCAGAAATTGACGGCATTGCAGCGACTTGTGCCCCCGGTTTAGTAGGTGCATTGTTAGTCGGGCTGACAGCGGCGAAAAGCTTGGCAATAGTCCACCAAAAACCTTTTTTAGGCGTCCACCACCTCGAAGGGCACATCTATGCTTCTTACCTAATCGAACCCGACTTGCAGCCGCCGTTTTTGTGTCTGTTAGTTTCCGGGGGACACACTAGCTTAATTTATGTTAAAGATTGCGGCGTTTACGAAACAGTAGGACAAACGCGCGACGATGCGGCGGGGGAAGCTTTTGATAAAGTCGCGAGATTGTTGCAGCTAGGATATCCCGGCGGGCCGCTGATGGACAAATTAGCCGCCTTGGGGAATCCCCAAGCATACCCCCTACCTGAAGGCAGAATTTCGCTACCGGGTGGTGGCTATCATCCCTACGACAGCAGTTTTAGTGGGTTGAAAACGGCTGTTTTGCAGTTAGTGCAGAAACTACAAAAACTAGATATTAATGCTGGTGGTGAAGGCGTCTTGGCTGCTTCTACAATTAATGATATTGCGGCGAGTTTTCAGGAAACTGTAGCGAAGGGTTTAACTAAAAGGGCGATCGACTGTGCGATAAATTTCGGACTCACGACTATTGTAGTCGGTGGCGGAGTTGCAGCCAACAGCGGGCTGCGATCGCACTTACAAGCAGCAGCAGCCAAAAATAACTTGCGAGTATTGTTTCCCCCATTAAAATATTGCACAGACAACGCAGCAATGATCGGCTGTGCGGCGGCAGAACACTTGCAGCGAGGGCACACATCGCCGCTGACTTTGGGAGTAAATTCGCGGATGCCCGTTAGCGATGTCATGGAACTGTACAATTTGAATATTGACGTTAACAGTTGA
- the ilvN gene encoding acetolactate synthase small subunit yields the protein MKHTLSVLVEDEAGVLTRIAGLFARRGFNIESLAVGPAEQVGVSRITMVVPGDDQIIEQLTKQLYKLINVLKVQDITEIPCVERELMLLKVNAASGTRSEIIELAQIFRARVVDIGDDTLTLEVVGDPGKMVAIVQVLNRFGIKEIARTGKIAMTRESGVNTEFLKSLEAKV from the coding sequence ATGAAACACACTCTTTCGGTTTTAGTTGAAGATGAAGCGGGTGTCCTCACTCGAATTGCTGGTTTGTTTGCGCGTCGGGGTTTTAATATTGAAAGTCTAGCGGTTGGCCCGGCGGAGCAAGTGGGAGTGTCTCGGATTACGATGGTTGTACCGGGAGATGACCAGATTATCGAGCAGTTGACGAAGCAACTGTACAAGTTGATTAACGTGCTTAAGGTTCAGGATATAACGGAAATTCCCTGTGTGGAACGGGAGTTGATGTTGCTGAAAGTTAATGCTGCTAGCGGAACGCGATCGGAGATAATTGAGTTAGCTCAGATTTTTAGAGCGCGGGTGGTGGATATTGGTGATGATACCCTGACTTTGGAAGTTGTCGGAGATCCGGGTAAGATGGTGGCGATCGTCCAAGTTCTAAATAGATTTGGGATTAAGGAAATTGCTCGGACTGGAAAAATAGCCATGACGCGCGAGTCCGGGGTAAATACGGAGTTTCTCAAGTCTTTGGAAGCGAAAGTTTAA
- a CDS encoding GNAT family N-acetyltransferase produces the protein MKIRDAIESDLPAIVQIYNAAIPGRMATADLQPISVESRLAWYKEHSPNSLPIWVMESDQNIVGWLSFQLFYGRAAYQHTAEISLYVAPDRQRCKIGQKLLQSAITQSPKLRLKTLMAIIFAHNQPSLTLFQKFGFQQWGYLPQVAELDGVERDVMILGLRLSTQSR, from the coding sequence ATGAAAATCCGCGACGCAATTGAAAGCGATTTACCCGCAATTGTTCAAATATACAATGCAGCAATACCTGGGAGAATGGCCACAGCAGATTTACAACCAATCTCAGTAGAAAGCCGCCTCGCGTGGTACAAAGAACATTCCCCAAATTCCTTACCGATTTGGGTAATGGAATCAGACCAAAATATCGTGGGCTGGCTGAGTTTTCAGCTTTTCTATGGACGCGCCGCCTATCAGCATACCGCAGAAATTAGCCTCTACGTCGCGCCCGATCGCCAACGCTGCAAAATCGGACAAAAATTACTGCAATCGGCAATTACCCAAAGTCCAAAATTGAGACTGAAAACCCTGATGGCCATAATTTTTGCTCACAATCAGCCTAGTTTAACTTTGTTCCAAAAATTTGGCTTTCAGCAGTGGGGATATTTGCCACAAGTGGCCGAACTTGATGGCGTGGAAAGAGATGTGATGATTCTGGGTTTGCGCTTGAGTACACAATCGCGATAA
- a CDS encoding ATP-binding protein — translation MNENFTNSFDLQQETEQLILHRYAPASVVVNEQMQILQVRGDIDPYFKVAAGTPDLNLLIVARKGLLVELRTAIYQAQTQNANTRKEGVSVEAGGRSTMVNFEVMPFQSKTVAIRYFLVVFEEALPRASDFGTVISESCEQDDLARENERLREALATANQEKTAAQAHLEAVIEEHENLNQDLKVANEEILSSNEELQSTNEELETAKEEIQATNEELITTNDELCNRNAEQNLVNNDLTNLLSSINIPVLMLANDLQIRRFTPTAQRLFNLIPTDVGRPFSDIRTTLNIPDLEQMILQVIQTLNTQEQEVQTQAGYWYNLRICPYRTTENQIDGVVMVLIDIDALKRSAIILEQARNYAEIIVETVQTPLVALDADFRVNTANRSFYTTFEVSQSETAKCSLFELGNGQWNIPKLRSILEDILVSDVELHNFELDHVFEQIGQKTMLLNACKLEGEDQALMILLSIEDISDRKQFEIERSQLLQQEKLARQQAESANRAKDEFLANLSHELRNPLTPILGWAQLLQSGKLKEAAVTRGLEVIDRSARAQSRLIEDMLDIARITSGKLDLDSSPIDLQLVVQAAIDGVQLSADAKNIKIVSQLSSTAVLGDAARLQQVVWNLLSNAIKFTPAGGRVEIALESIDDRAQLQVKDTGKGISAEFLPYIFNRFHQGDSSSTKTNQGLGLGLSIVRHLVELHGGTVQAESPGEGQGTTITMRLPLGELTQVLTEAIDLQPTIFASVNIPSNDVPSLEGLHILVVDDLVDTCELLEFVLEGYGAEVLAVASARSAIAALIENPGRYDVLISDIGMPEEDGYSLIREVRTLAASAGGEIPAVALTAYAGDKERERAIAAGFQAHIAKPMKPIQLALIVANLAGRF, via the coding sequence ATGAATGAAAATTTTACGAATAGCTTCGACTTACAGCAAGAAACTGAGCAACTCATTTTGCATCGCTATGCCCCAGCTAGTGTGGTTGTCAACGAGCAGATGCAAATCCTGCAAGTGCGGGGAGACATCGATCCTTACTTTAAAGTGGCAGCCGGAACGCCGGACTTAAACTTGCTGATCGTGGCAAGGAAAGGGTTGCTGGTTGAGCTTCGCACCGCGATTTATCAGGCACAAACACAGAACGCGAACACGAGGAAAGAAGGGGTTTCTGTTGAGGCGGGCGGGCGATCGACTATGGTCAATTTTGAGGTGATGCCGTTCCAGTCGAAAACCGTCGCAATACGCTACTTTTTGGTGGTGTTTGAAGAGGCTTTACCGAGGGCGAGCGACTTTGGCACCGTCATTTCAGAAAGCTGCGAGCAAGATGATTTAGCTCGTGAAAATGAGCGACTGAGAGAGGCACTTGCCACCGCTAATCAAGAAAAAACTGCGGCTCAAGCGCACCTGGAAGCGGTGATTGAGGAACACGAAAATCTCAACCAAGACCTCAAAGTTGCGAACGAAGAAATCCTTTCGAGCAACGAGGAATTGCAAAGCACCAACGAGGAACTAGAAACGGCGAAAGAAGAGATTCAAGCGACTAATGAGGAACTGATCACTACTAACGATGAACTTTGCAACCGAAATGCCGAACAAAACCTGGTCAATAACGATCTCACAAATTTGCTGTCTAGTATCAATATTCCAGTCTTAATGCTGGCAAACGATTTACAGATTCGACGCTTTACACCAACCGCGCAGCGACTATTTAATCTGATTCCCACAGATGTGGGACGACCCTTTAGCGACATCCGCACGACTCTGAATATTCCTGACTTGGAACAGATGATTTTGCAGGTAATTCAGACTCTGAATACGCAAGAACAAGAAGTTCAAACTCAAGCGGGATATTGGTATAATCTGCGTATTTGTCCTTACCGCACTACGGAAAACCAGATTGACGGTGTGGTTATGGTTCTAATTGATATTGATGCTCTTAAACGCAGTGCCATAATTTTAGAGCAGGCGCGAAATTACGCTGAAATTATCGTAGAAACGGTGCAAACGCCTTTAGTCGCGCTAGATGCTGATTTCCGAGTGAACACAGCAAATCGATCGTTCTATACAACGTTTGAGGTTTCACAGTCAGAAACGGCGAAATGTTCGCTGTTTGAGCTAGGAAACGGGCAGTGGAATATTCCGAAATTGCGATCGATCTTGGAAGATATTCTGGTGAGTGATGTTGAGCTACACAACTTTGAGTTGGATCACGTATTTGAGCAGATTGGGCAGAAAACTATGCTGCTGAATGCTTGTAAACTTGAAGGAGAAGACCAAGCTTTAATGATTCTGTTGTCGATCGAGGATATCAGCGATCGCAAGCAGTTTGAAATAGAGCGATCGCAGTTATTGCAGCAAGAAAAGTTAGCTCGCCAACAAGCAGAAAGCGCCAACCGTGCTAAGGATGAATTTCTGGCGAATCTCTCCCACGAGCTCCGCAATCCCCTGACTCCGATCCTGGGGTGGGCGCAACTGCTGCAATCCGGCAAGCTTAAGGAAGCAGCAGTTACTCGCGGTTTAGAGGTGATCGATCGCAGCGCGAGGGCGCAATCTCGGTTAATCGAAGATATGCTGGATATTGCCAGGATTACGAGCGGCAAACTGGATCTCGATAGCAGTCCGATCGATCTCCAGTTAGTGGTGCAAGCTGCGATTGATGGGGTGCAATTATCAGCGGATGCTAAAAACATTAAAATTGTTTCGCAGTTGAGTTCTACGGCTGTTCTAGGTGATGCTGCTCGCTTGCAACAAGTTGTGTGGAATCTGCTATCTAATGCGATTAAGTTTACTCCTGCGGGGGGACGAGTGGAAATTGCATTGGAGTCGATCGACGATCGCGCTCAACTCCAAGTCAAGGACACAGGAAAAGGGATTAGTGCCGAATTTTTACCGTATATTTTCAATCGTTTCCATCAAGGCGATTCTAGCAGTACGAAGACTAATCAAGGGCTGGGATTGGGTTTGTCGATCGTGCGTCATCTGGTAGAATTGCACGGGGGAACGGTGCAAGCAGAAAGTCCGGGTGAGGGACAAGGAACTACAATTACGATGAGATTGCCGTTGGGAGAGTTGACTCAAGTGTTGACAGAGGCGATCGATTTACAGCCAACTATATTTGCGTCTGTAAATATACCGAGTAATGATGTCCCTTCTTTGGAGGGTTTGCACATTTTAGTTGTGGACGATCTGGTTGATACCTGCGAGCTCTTAGAATTTGTGCTCGAAGGCTACGGGGCGGAGGTTTTGGCAGTTGCATCTGCTAGAAGTGCGATCGCGGCTTTGATTGAGAATCCGGGCAGATATGACGTGCTAATCTCGGATATCGGGATGCCAGAAGAAGATGGGTATTCTTTGATTCGAGAGGTGCGAACCCTTGCTGCGTCAGCCGGAGGAGAAATCCCAGCGGTGGCGCTGACTGCGTATGCTGGGGATAAAGAACGCGAAAGGGCGATCGCAGCGGGTTTTCAAGCACATATTGCTAAGCCTATGAAGCCTATTCAATTAGCATTAATTGTCGCCAATTTAGCAGGACGATTTTGA
- a CDS encoding Photosystem I reaction center subunit III produces the protein MRRLFAAILVVSLWISFAPVASAYNLVPCKDSPEFKELAKNARSTNGDPASAKARFDRYSQAMCGPEGYPHLIVDGSLDKAGDFLIPSLLFLYMAGWIGWVGRAYLQIAKKSATPEEKEIIIDVPVAIKCMLSGLLWPLAALKEITTGEMFAKDDEITVSPR, from the coding sequence ATGCGACGATTGTTTGCTGCAATTTTAGTGGTTAGTCTGTGGATCAGTTTTGCTCCAGTTGCTTCGGCTTACAATTTGGTGCCGTGCAAGGACTCTCCCGAATTCAAGGAACTGGCTAAAAATGCACGTTCTACCAATGGCGACCCCGCATCTGCCAAGGCAAGATTCGATCGCTATTCTCAAGCTATGTGCGGCCCGGAAGGATACCCGCACTTAATCGTAGACGGTAGCTTGGACAAGGCTGGCGACTTTTTGATTCCTAGCTTGCTGTTCTTGTATATGGCTGGTTGGATTGGTTGGGTAGGCCGGGCTTATCTGCAAATTGCCAAAAAATCAGCGACTCCAGAGGAAAAAGAGATTATTATCGACGTTCCTGTGGCAATCAAATGTATGCTGAGTGGCCTTTTGTGGCCTTTGGCAGCTCTCAAAGAAATCACCACTGGTGAAATGTTTGCCAAGGATGACGAAATTACTGTTTCCCCCCGCTAA
- a CDS encoding carbon-nitrogen hydrolase family protein: protein MKSYIAAAIQMTSLPDLQKNLVQAEELIDLAVRRGAELVSLPENFSFMGEEEEKIASSEAIGLQSEKFIKTMALRFQVTILGGGFPVPTEGGKVYNTCLLVDPNGTEVARYKKVHLFDVNVPDGITYRESSTVKAGEDLPPVYVSPELGTLGLSVCYDVRFPEVYRHLSHKGADVLFVPAAFTAYTGKDHWKVLLQARAIENTCYTIAPAQTGHHYGRRQTHGHAMIVDPWGVVLADAGEEPGVAVAEINPDRLEQVRRQMPSLQHRVFL, encoded by the coding sequence ATGAAGTCTTATATCGCCGCAGCAATTCAAATGACTAGCTTGCCTGACCTGCAAAAAAATTTGGTTCAGGCAGAGGAATTAATAGACCTGGCAGTGCGTCGGGGTGCAGAGTTAGTTTCCTTACCAGAAAATTTCTCGTTTATGGGAGAAGAGGAGGAGAAGATTGCTTCTTCAGAGGCGATCGGACTCCAAAGCGAAAAATTTATCAAAACCATGGCCCTGCGGTTCCAGGTAACGATTCTGGGCGGCGGATTTCCCGTGCCGACAGAGGGGGGGAAGGTATACAATACTTGCTTGCTGGTAGATCCAAATGGCACTGAGGTGGCAAGGTACAAAAAAGTACATTTGTTTGATGTGAATGTGCCAGACGGGATTACCTACAGGGAATCGAGCACGGTGAAAGCTGGTGAAGATTTGCCGCCGGTTTATGTGTCGCCGGAGTTGGGGACGCTGGGACTTTCGGTGTGCTATGACGTGCGGTTCCCGGAAGTGTACAGGCATTTGTCACACAAGGGTGCTGATGTTTTGTTCGTGCCGGCGGCGTTTACGGCTTACACTGGCAAGGATCACTGGAAGGTTTTGTTGCAAGCTAGGGCGATCGAGAATACTTGTTATACGATCGCCCCAGCGCAGACTGGACACCACTACGGCCGCCGTCAAACTCACGGTCACGCCATGATTGTAGACCCTTGGGGTGTGGTTTTAGCCGATGCTGGAGAGGAACCGGGTGTGGCGGTAGCAGAGATTAATCCCGATCGACTCGAACAAGTCCGGCGCCAAATGCCTTCGCTGCAACACCGGGTTTTTCTGTAA
- the psaJ gene encoding photosystem I reaction center subunit IX, giving the protein MQYFVKFLSTAPVLAILWISIQAAGLIEFNRFFPDLLFHPMP; this is encoded by the coding sequence ATGCAATATTTTGTCAAGTTTCTTTCGACCGCGCCAGTATTGGCAATCCTCTGGATATCTATTCAAGCTGCCGGTTTGATTGAATTTAACCGCTTTTTCCCTGACTTGCTTTTCCACCCGATGCCTTAA
- a CDS encoding HAD family hydrolase: protein MVTIKCRGITFSNIEAVIFDKDGTLEDSQELLRLLGIKRSRLADAQIPGVGEPLQMAFGIEGANIDPTGLMAVGSRRENEIVAAGYIAETGRGWLESLTIARRAFDEADQMFKSSASSPMFVGCLEVIKEFSEAGLKLGILSAATTAAVQNFVKHHALSEWIQLEMGVDSTELNKPDPRLFLQACEKLGVNPAATLMVGDSAGDIQMGKNGGAAGCIGICWGNAKVSQLEKADVAIASLDEITIVAEGL from the coding sequence TTGGTAACTATTAAATGTCGGGGCATTACCTTCTCAAATATCGAAGCCGTAATCTTCGACAAAGACGGCACTCTAGAGGATTCTCAGGAGTTATTGCGATTATTGGGAATTAAGCGATCGCGCCTCGCAGATGCTCAAATTCCTGGCGTTGGAGAGCCTTTACAAATGGCTTTCGGTATCGAAGGTGCTAACATTGACCCCACAGGCTTGATGGCCGTCGGTAGTCGCAGAGAAAATGAGATTGTGGCGGCGGGATATATCGCTGAAACTGGCAGGGGATGGTTGGAATCTTTAACTATTGCGCGTCGGGCTTTTGATGAAGCTGACCAAATGTTTAAAAGTAGTGCTTCTTCTCCGATGTTTGTCGGCTGCTTGGAAGTTATCAAAGAGTTTTCGGAAGCGGGTTTAAAACTGGGAATTCTTTCTGCTGCTACGACTGCTGCTGTGCAAAATTTTGTGAAACATCACGCATTAAGCGAATGGATTCAGTTAGAAATGGGTGTGGATTCAACGGAACTTAATAAACCCGATCCGAGATTGTTTTTGCAAGCTTGCGAAAAACTGGGAGTAAACCCGGCGGCGACTTTGATGGTGGGAGATTCAGCGGGTGATATTCAGATGGGTAAGAATGGGGGCGCGGCTGGCTGTATCGGGATTTGTTGGGGAAATGCTAAGGTTAGTCAGTTGGAAAAGGCTGATGTGGCGATCGCATCTTTGGATGAAATTACAATTGTAGCAGAAGGTTTGTAG